taattttttcagAAGTTGATCGGTTAGTTGGTGTCGTGTGTTTCGTGTATTTAACGAAGATCAAGCAACTTGGCAGATCCGCGCCCTGCATTTATTAGTTTTGAGCTGGCGGTAGGTTAATTGATTCTCAATGCTATAGGCAGCCAAGCCAGCCATGCCAGCCACTGAACCACATTTGCCAAGCAAGTGGCGCCAGCGGCGTGAGCGGCTTGAAAGCTCGCAGCATACTAGCCGTTAAGGTGGGATAAAAGACATATTAACACGGTTATCGGATTTACCACTTTGATTCATGAAAATTTGCGCAATTTTTACCAAAGCAGAATGATAAGAAGAAGCGACAGAGTTCAAAAGTAATCagatttttctttcaattaACGAGTTTTGAGTTGACTGAAGCTGGCCGCCTTGACTGGTTGCCTCAGTGGACCTGACAGGTGCGGCGTTGCATTGGCAATTACatgctggtgctactggtaaATGTTAATGCTACAGTTTGGCTGGGTCTGTGCTTCACAGAAAACCCACTGTAAGCATTCGGGACCAGCAGGTACAGCCAAGAATACAAGCATAAAAGCAAACTCTATAGAGTTAATTGCGACATCAGATGGACCAGGAAACATCAACGAGCCCTTCTGAAGGTGCTCAGAGTATTCCTTTGGCATGTAAAGACATTGTGTCAAAGGCCTTTTCTCCGAATGTGTCTATCAGTGTATCCAGTGATGTAAACGATGTTGCTCGGGATATGGGTCTGGATTCGTTTGTAAATCTACTGCGACCATTCGGAGATAGAATTTCAGGCCGGATTACAGTATGTGACTCACAGGCTGCCAGTGTATCATTCGACGATTTTGCAATTCGGTTTAGTGTGGGTACTGGATCAGATGTTACCGGGTCAAATGGAACTAATGTTGCTGATGTAACTCAAGAAACTGAGTCCACTGGTACGACATCACCTACAGGCGCGAGTACTTCTGTGGCCACTGGATCCGGTATTACGACTCCTGCCCATCAACTACCTCAACTATTTAATAATGACGAACTGGAATCGTATCTTGCAAATCGGCTTCAGTCTTTTGCTGATAAAGGCGTCAAACTCACACCACAACTATCACAAGAATTATATCTAGACTTTTTCAAGCGTATATTAACGCCACTGTCGTCAATTCCTCCTTTTGAAACGTTTAACCATCCAGTTACCGGGGTCAttgctgtttcttctcgaAATGAACAGCCTATAGAGACGTTGTCATTGCTTTACAACCGCAGTCATGATCCACAACTCGTTCATGATTATATTAACAAAGATTATTTACGATACTATGTCCTGGTTCATGATGAGACGACAGGAGATCTCGACAAATCCATTGCATTATTTGAGAAAATGAAACGAAACTTCGGGCTTCATTGTCACATGATTAGAATCAATAGAGATACCACCAGTGTGGATGAAGCAAGTATAATGAAATTAGACCAGCCAGAATGGCAATCTTTACAACAGTTACAAAGTGCAAATACTGGACAGGAATCTCAATTAGACACATCCCACTATATCCATAAAGAAGATTACGAATCGTTACAACAGTTTGTACGAGAAATGGTAGTACAATCAGTTCTTCCGTTTATGGAAAGATGTATAGCAACATGGAATGACCAGGTTGCTTCAAGTCGGCGAGGAATAACTGGtagatttttttcagcatccaaaaagtatttttcatcttcaacaagagCAACTAGTTCGATACTTTCCACAGCAAGTGGGTCATCACCATTCTACTTCTCACTCGGAGGATCAGGAGCTtcaacaccagcatctAGATCCCCCACTCCGCCAACTAGAACTATTTCATCACCAAACTATCCTGCATCATCGTCAAAATTTTCATACAACTATCTCACCCCAGAAGCACAGATCCGAAAACTGGCAGATTTTGCCTTTATGCTTCGAGATTATAAATTCGCTTATACCACCTACGATTTGTTGAAACGAGACTATCACAACGATAAAGCATGGTCGTACTTAGCAGGCTGTGAAGAGATGGCAGCTATCAGTTATCTCATGACTGCCGAGAGTCTACCTCCCAAACAGCGAGTTGATATCATTGACTCGTTACTCGACTCATCAACTTATTCATACATATCGCGGTGTTCATTACCGTCTTATGCCCTTCGAAGTATTCTAATATCATCTGAGCTACTGTGTACTCTGAACACGccatcagctgcttcagATGGAGCTACTAAATGGGTGTTAAAGGCTCTCAACGAGCGCTTAGTAGGCCGATTGGGCTATGCCATGCTTATGGAACGAATCAGTGGTGCATACTCAGCATATGACAGTGTAGCAGACCGGTTTGTTAATCCACCTGGACTAGCCAAAGGAACTCCCATAAACGCATCGTCAGTGTCTTTGATACAAGGAGCACCCGATCGGTCATCCACTCCAGCATCGATTACGTCTACCAATTCAAACACCAGCAAAATCATTGCATCATCAACGGTTCGTACCAGTAGAACCCGTAAAGCAGCATTCTGGCAGTTATTAGCAGCTCGTGAATGGAACGATGCCAATGTCAAAGAAAAGTCAATCTACTGCATCGACCAGGCAAACTCGTTGATCTACAACGAACTAGACTGGGCCCATCGTCCTACAGGACTTCTCCATCGTCTTCAAGAATCTTAGTAGCTCCTGACTCATCTTCACATCTATTTGCAGAGACAGCAAACATAGTCGGACACGGATATcatgcatttttttttccgtAACTTTAGTTATCATGAGGATGATCACTGTTAGGCATTTGGGTATTGAAGCTAGTGAGGATGATATAGGCCATATCTAGACTTGGATACCCTATTTTCAAGGAGGTACTGACATTTACAAGAGCATTTTTaataatcttttttttttgtttatttttggctgCTTCTGGCGCATCAGATTAGATCTAGTAAGATCCCCACGTCACATCGCGTTTAGATTAGATAGCGGTTAGGTCTTCCCGTACCCATGTGCACGCATCGAGCGAAAATAAGCGGttgaaaatttcagcaTATGGGCCTAGAGAATCTCGACATTTGAGACTTATACTATAAAAAATGGCTCGTTCTTGTTTCAAGTAAGTGGGTTCGGGCATTTGGAATGGTACTTGAACATTCCACTAACTTGTGTTTCTAGGTGTGGTAATCTTGGCCATTTGGCTGAAAACTGTAGCTCTACTGAGCGTCTATGTTACAACTGTAGACAACCTGGTAAGTGCTATGTGGTCATTGTGACTCTATTGAGTCAAGTTCGTCGTCAGATGCTGCCGTATTCGCTTCTCATGAAGTGCTAGTTGTTATTTGACATGACCAAGTCGTATTTTGTAGGGTATTACCAGTTTACTGGTATATCGGAGTTAAGAACAGCGACATGAACATTGAAGCCTCGAACGGAGTTGAAATGAAAAGATAATCAGAATACTAACAGGACTAGGACACGAGTCTACTAGCTGCCCCGCACCTAAGTCCACCGAGGCCAAGCAGTGTTACTCTTGTCAAGGATTTGGCCACGTGCAATCCGACTGCCCCAACGCCGGATCCAGAGTGCAATCGTGCTTCAACTGCCACCAAGAGGGCCACTTTGCCCGTGACTGTCCTACTGCGGCAGCCAGCTCGGCTCCTCGTGGTGGTTTTAAGGCCGGTCGTCCTACCACCTGTTATAAATGTGGTGGTGAGAACCACTTTGCTCGTGACTGCCGCGCTTAAATTGATTATGATCTAATTATTTGTACATAAGACATAAATGACAAACTACCAGTCCGTATCGGCGTTCTTTCAATCCAAAAGCCAGTTATCCCGacgtccgactcgagcgcagcgagaggagcaacggggtctggggcggagccccagccgccggaggcagggaCACCTAATACACGTTCCTGTGGATAGCATCAGCCATCTTGACAACGTCGGCCATTTCCGGGACATCATGAACACGAACAATATCAGAACCACCTGCAATGAGAGAGGTGACGGTTGCAGCAGTGCCGAGGATTCtgtcagcagcttcttggCGGCCGGTAATGGTACCAATGAACCGCTTTCTGCTGGGACCAAGGAGCCAGACGAGACCAGTGAAAGCCTCGCGAGAACGGAGAAGTTCAAGATTTCGTATTATGGCTAGGTTGTGATTGATGTTTTTTGCAAAACCAAGACCAGGGTCAAGAATAATCTGCCAGCGGGCAAGGCCGGCAGAAACGCAGTCATTGACCCTGTCTTCGAGTTCGCGGCCAACAATCTCGACAACAGCCTCGTCACTATCATCTTTGACTTGAGAATCGGGAATCGAGTAATGAGCGAGTTTAGTCATTTCTTGTGGGGATCCACGAGTATGGTTTAAGATGATAGGGCACTTGTACTTGACAGCGACTTCGAGGATGACGGGGTCCAGAACTCCAGCACTGATGTCATTGATGATGTTAGCACCAGCTTCTAAAGCAGCTTCAGCGACTTCACTACGGTACGTGTCGATGGAAATAGGAATATGAGCCAGGTCAGGACATGCACGTAATGCTTTAATAGCAGGTACAATACGAGAGAGTTCTTCAGCAGACCCCGGGTCAACAGATTTGGGGTTGGTGGACATGCCACCAACGTCTAGAATCTTTGCACCCTGTTTAACAAAAGTACAGGCGGTTTCCACAATATTGTCCAGGTTCACTTTGCCGCCGTCAGAAAACGAGTCTGGAGTCACATTTATGATGGCCATAATATCGGTGGAACGAGTGTGGTTTACAGGATCATACTCTAGGTTGCCAGCGGAATGAGGCAGGGGAATGCATGTGACGAGCTGAGACGACGACTGAACGTCACTTGTACTTGGGATCTGATCGAGATGAGCACGGTAGGTTTCAGCAGTAAGAGGATGGAGAGCGTCGGAGGGCACTAGCTCTACAAGCGGTTGGAGAACAAATGATCGCGACAACATGCCAATATGAGGGATATTCAGACGTGGGTGGTTCATAACCAGATCATCGTATAGAAGAATGTCGAGGTCGATGGTACGAGGACCGTTGTCCATGAGCTTGACACGACCCAGTGCATTTGACTCGATATCTTTGATAGAGTCTAAAAGGTCCAAAGGAGCCAGTTTGGTCTGGCAGTGAAACACTCCATTGTAGAATTTATTCTGGTCAGCCACAAACATGGGTTCCGACAAGTATAAAGATGAAGTTGCTATGACGTTAATATTTCGTTTAGCCAGTTCATGACGAGACTGTTCAATATTGGCAATTGGATCACCCTCGTTGCTGCCAAAGGCAAGATAAACGTTGTGAATCGCATCAGCCACTGACAGTGTCTCTGTTCCAGATTGAGGGAACAGAGGTGTGGCAGTACCTGAAGCAGGAATCGATCGGGGTGTAGTAGttccagcagcactagCAGCAACTGAACTAGCATTGGTACCGGCAATATTGTCACTTTCTAGAGGCTCTGGTTCATCGTCTGTAAAAGAGTCTCTGGTACGAGTGAtctcaacaccagcagcttcagcaaACGTAATGGCACTGGGCTTTTCAGCACGTACAGTAGCCTTTTCAACCCCGCAAGTCTTGCAAATGACTTTGGCTACCGAAGTAACAAATGCTTCAACAGTCTTATAGCTCGAGTCTTCAACGTGATTAGAAACAGTGTCGACTACTTGTCTGAAGTCGTAGTGTTTATTGAAAGTTGCCGTGGGAGTAGGGGCTGAACCAGTGCCATTATTATCTTgagaaagagaagcaacagtagaatcagcatcagcagcaacagcatttGCAGTGCTTGTATGTGATCCTTCTAAAGTGGGTTTATACAGAGTGAGATCAAGAATAACGTTTTGACGATGTAGTCGTTCAATAGTGTTTACACCGATAATTGTTACAAGCTGAAGTTTGTGTATCTTGACGACATCAGTTGTACCTGGAGTGGTGACAATTTTATATCCACCATCTGCTGTCGAAACCTTTCGTCGAGAAATAATGATTTCTGAAGACTCAGCACGAAGAAGCGCTCTTGGCTTTTTGACATGAATAGTAGCCCACTGACCACCCGTACTATCGGCCAGAACCACTTCAGCCACATTAGAAGCAATCTGTTCTAAAGACCGGAATTTTCCAGACTCTATATTTCTAGTGACATTTCTAGATATCACATCATAGTTCAATGAGTAGGTAAGATGGTCAGTAGAGCCAGCCTCAGCGACATCAGTATGAAGCCAGATCGATACAAGAACAGGTTGTGGTTGCGGCCGATGCCAAGCATCGACACCTGTAATGGCTTTAATAAACAGTTCTCGAACGAACACTAGGTCCTTCTGAGACGGATTATGAGTTTTCATCTCGGCAGTCACTGTAGGAGATGGGGTAGACGTGTGGGAAGAAGGGTGCACCGAAGAAAAATCTCGGACCCTGGATCTTGGATCGTAAACCTTGATCGGTGATTGCAGCAAACTTCGAGAACTAACAAGAGAAGTCCTACTAGTAAAAGTCCTAGTAGTAGAAACGCCAGTAGTagaagcaccagtagcGAAAGTACCAGTAGCGATATATACAAACCCCCTGATACGGGGCAAACAGAGTCGAGTTAAAGAAATGATATGCCAATGACAGGGTCTCCAAGACTACAAAATTATTATTCGTAGGCTGGAGAGGGGTGATACGAAGTCAATTGCACAGACGC
The Sugiyamaella lignohabitans strain CBS 10342 chromosome A, complete sequence genome window above contains:
- the TRS85 gene encoding Trs85p (Component of transport protein particle (TRAPP) complex III; TRAPPIII is a multimeric guanine nucleotide-exchange factor for the GTPase Ypt1p, regulating endosome-Golgi traffic and required for membrane expansion during autophagy and the CVT pathway; directs Ypt1p to the PAS; late post-replication meiotic role; GO_component: GO:0005794 - Golgi apparatus [Evidence IDA] [PMID 23986483]; GO_component: GO:1990072 - TRAPPIII protein complex [Evidence IDA] [PMID 20375281]; GO_component: GO:0031410 - cytoplasmic vesicle [Evidence IDA] [PMID 23129774]; GO_component: GO:0000407 - pre-autophagosomal structure [Evidence IEA]; GO_component: GO:0000407 - pre-autophagosomal structure [Evidence IDA] [PMID 20375281]; GO_function: GO:0003674 - molecular_function [Evidence ND]; GO_process: GO:0032258 - CVT pathway [Evidence IMP] [PMID 16874038]; GO_process: GO:0032258 - CVT pathway [Evidence IMP] [PMID 20375281]; GO_process: GO:0006888 - ER to Golgi vesicle-mediated transport [Evidence IGI] [PMID 10727015]; GO_process: GO:0006888 - ER to Golgi vesicle-mediated transport [Evidence IMP] [PMID 11239471]; GO_process: GO:0000045 - autophagic vacuole assembly [Evidence IMP] [PMID 23129774]; GO_process: GO:0006914 - autophagy [Evidence IEA]; GO_process: GO:0016236 - macroautophagy [Evidence IMP] [PMID 16079147]; GO_process: GO:0016236 - macroautophagy [Evidence IMP] [PMID 16874038]; GO_process: GO:0016236 - macroautophagy [Evidence IMP] [PMID 20375281]; GO_process: GO:0007126 - meiotic nuclear division [Evidence IEA]; GO_process: GO:0007126 - meiotic nuclear division [Evidence IMP] [PMID 8619313]; GO_process: GO:0030242 - peroxisome degradation [Evidence IMP] [PMID 16079147]; GO_process: GO:0030242 - peroxisome degradation [Evidence IMP] [PMID 16874038]; GO_process: GO:0034727 - piecemeal microautophagy of nucleus [Evidence IMP] [PMID 18701704]; GO_process: GO:0034497 - protein localization to pre-autophagosomal structure [Evidence IMP] [PMID 20375281]; GO_process: GO:0034497 - protein localization to pre-autophagosomal structure [Evidence IMP] [PMID 23129774]; GO_process: GO:0030435 - sporulation resulting in formation of a cellular spore [Evidence IEA]; GO_process: GO:0006810 - transport [Evidence IEA]; GO_process: GO:0016050 - vesicle organization [Evidence IMP] [PMID 16079147]), with the translated sequence MDQETSTSPSEGAQSIPLACKDIVSKAFSPNVSISVSSDVNDVARDMGLDSFVNLLRPFGDRISGRITVCDSQAASVSFDDFAIRFSVGTGSDVTGSNGTNVADVTQETESTGTTSPTGASTSVATGSGITTPAHQLPQLFNNDELESYLANRLQSFADKGVKLTPQLSQELYLDFFKRILTPLSSIPPFETFNHPVTGVIAVSSRNEQPIETLSLLYNRSHDPQLVHDYINKDYLRYYVLVHDETTGDLDKSIALFEKMKRNFGLHCHMIRINRDTTSVDEASIMKLDQPEWQSLQQLQSANTGQESQLDTSHYIHKEDYESLQQFVREMVVQSVLPFMERCIATWNDQVASSRRGITGRFFSASKKYFSSSTRATSSILSTASGSSPFYFSLGGSGASTPASRSPTPPTRTISSPNYPASSSKFSYNYLTPEAQIRKLADFAFMLRDYKFAYTTYDLLKRDYHNDKAWSYLAGCEEMAAISYLMTAESLPPKQRVDIIDSLLDSSTYSYISRCSLPSYALRSILISSELLCTLNTPSAASDGATKWVLKALNERLVGRLGYAMLMERISGAYSAYDSVADRFVNPPGLAKGTPINASSVSLIQGAPDRSSTPASITSTNSNTSKIIASSTVRTSRTRKAAFWQLLAAREWNDANVKEKSIYCIDQANSLIYNELDWAHRPTGLLHRLQES
- the FOL1 gene encoding trifunctional dihydropteroate synthetase/dihydrohydroxymethylpterin pyrophosphokinase/dihydroneopterin aldolase FOL1 (Multifunctional enzyme of the folic acid biosynthesis pathway; has dihydropteroate synthetase, dihydro-6-hydroxymethylpterin pyrophosphokinase, and dihydroneopterin aldolase activities; GO_component: GO:0005737 - cytoplasm [Evidence IDA] [PMID 8813764]; GO_component: GO:0016020 - membrane [Evidence IEA]; GO_component: GO:0005740 - mitochondrial envelope [Evidence IDA] [PMID 15169867]; GO_component: GO:0031966 - mitochondrial membrane [Evidence IEA]; GO_component: GO:0005739 - mitochondrion [Evidence IEA]; GO_component: GO:0005739 - mitochondrion [Evidence IDA] [PMID 14576278]; GO_component: GO:0005739 - mitochondrion [Evidence IDA] [PMID 16823961]; GO_function: GO:0003848 - 2-amino-4-hydroxy-6-hydroxymethyldihydropteridine diphosphokinase activity [Evidence IEA,IEA]; GO_function: GO:0003848 - 2-amino-4-hydroxy-6-hydroxymethyldihydropteridine diphosphokinase activity [Evidence IDA] [PMID 15169867]; GO_function: GO:0003848 - 2-amino-4-hydroxy-6-hydroxymethyldihydropteridine diphosphokinase activity [Evidence ISS] [PMID 9234673]; GO_function: GO:0005524 - ATP binding [Evidence IEA]; GO_function: GO:0003824 - catalytic activity [Evidence IEA]; GO_function: GO:0004150 - dihydroneopterin aldolase activity [Evidence IEA,IEA]; GO_function: GO:0004150 - dihydroneopterin aldolase activity [Evidence ISS] [PMID 11752249]; GO_function: GO:0004150 - dihydroneopterin aldolase activity [Evidence IDA] [PMID 15169867]; GO_function: GO:0004156 - dihydropteroate synthase activity [Evidence IEA,IEA]; GO_function: GO:0004156 - dihydropteroate synthase activity [Evidence IMP] [PMID 11731153]; GO_function: GO:0004156 - dihydropteroate synthase activity [Evidence IDA] [PMID 15169867]; GO_function: GO:0016301 - kinase activity [Evidence IEA]; GO_function: GO:0016829 - lyase activity [Evidence IEA]; GO_function: GO:0046872 - metal ion binding [Evidence IEA]; GO_function: GO:0000166 - nucleotide binding [Evidence IEA]; GO_function: GO:0016740 - transferase activity [Evidence IEA]; GO_process: GO:0044237 - cellular metabolic process [Evidence IEA]; GO_process: GO:0046656 - folic acid biosynthetic process [Evidence IEA]; GO_process: GO:0009396 - folic acid-containing compound biosynthetic process [Evidence IEA]; GO_process: GO:0006760 - folic acid-containing compound metabolic process [Evidence IEA]; GO_process: GO:0008152 - metabolic process [Evidence IEA]; GO_process: GO:0016310 - phosphorylation [Evidence IEA]; GO_process: GO:0042558 - pteridine-containing compound metabolic process [Evidence IEA]; GO_process: GO:0046654 - tetrahydrofolate biosynthetic process [Evidence IEA,IEA]; GO_process: GO:0046654 - tetrahydrofolate biosynthetic process [Evidence IMP] [PMID 11731153]; GO_process: GO:0046654 - tetrahydrofolate biosynthetic process [Evidence IMP] [PMID 15169867]); translated protein: MKTHNPSQKDLVFVRELFIKAITGVDAWHRPQPQPVLVSIWLHTDVAEAGSTDHLTYSLNYDVISRNVTRNIESGKFRSLEQIASNVAEVVLADSTGGQWATIHVKKPRALLRAESSEIIISRRKVSTADGGYKIVTTPGTTDVVKIHKLQLVTIIGVNTIERLHRQNVILDLTLYKPTLEGSHTSTANAVAADADSTVASLSQDNNGTGSAPTPTATFNKHYDFRQVVDTVSNHVEDSSYKTVEAFVTSVAKVICKTCGVEKATVRAEKPSAITFAEAAGVEITRTRDSFTDDEPEPLESDNIAGTNASSVAASAAGTTTPRSIPASGTATPLFPQSGTETLSVADAIHNVYLAFGSNEGDPIANIEQSRHELAKRNINVIATSSLYLSEPMFVADQNKFYNGVFHCQTKLAPLDLLDSIKDIESNALGRVKLMDNGPRTIDLDILLYDDLVMNHPRLNIPHIGMLSRSFVLQPLVELVPSDALHPLTAETYRAHLDQIPSTSDVQSSSQLVTCIPLPHSAGNLEYDPVNHTRSTDIMAIINVTPDSFSDGGKVNLDNIVETACTFVKQGAKILDVGGMSTNPKSVDPGSAEELSRIVPAIKALRACPDLAHIPISIDTYRSEVAEAALEAGANIINDISAGVLDPVILEVAVKYKCPIILNHTRGSPQEMTKLAHYSIPDSQVKDDSDEAVVEIVGRELEDRVNDCVSAGLARWQIILDPGLGFAKNINHNLAIIRNLELLRSREAFTGLVWLLGPSRKRFIGTITGRQEAADRILGTAATVTSLIAGGSDIVRVHDVPEMADVVKMADAIHRNVY